The Caloenas nicobarica isolate bCalNic1 chromosome Z, bCalNic1.hap1, whole genome shotgun sequence genome has a segment encoding these proteins:
- the DYNAP gene encoding dynactin-associated protein, whose product MDNQAFEMHGENLRSSSQGKQWPQKEFQERKGSWSLMKVFLVCLLACVITTAIGVLILSLVYVNNPPFVRDADAKDDGASSPNVEEKSVDVKFQFLNHLGKSKVYTYPGGEIQWARFRNDINEYLSDEEMAFGKSINNHRSKMTFGTLRIKSKGLRAPHWHFNANEHGYLLQGTAWVGVIGADDSVVTTYNVTAGQVIFFPRNTVHWIKNVGSDDCLFLLFFTTHEELQTLDVDDAFFSTPEDIAARALQPQGGVNFIRTFKKQAEDQAINLPSNLNELVQNATYVQSPDNLVWQYFYDLKGSAEYPFPGGIFQWARYRINGTGLNETEKIFSESLNKHENTLTLATLRIFSNGLGQPHFHFNANEMGYVISGCGQAGVILSGVTASFNIGIGDVIFFPVGTQHYIKSVCDEDLLLILAYSTGNQLETLRMNDYFRRTADHILAQLFFKEQAEFKNFP is encoded by the exons ATGGATAACCAGGCATTTGAAATGCACGGAGAGAACCTACGAAGTTCTTCACAGGGAAAACAGTGGCCGCAGAAAGAG tttCAGGAAAGAAAGGGCAGCTGGTCCCTAATGAAAGTCTTTCTGGTTTGTCTGTTGGCCTGTGTGATCACCACGGCGATCGGGGTGCTGATCCTGTCCTTGGTTTACGTGAACAACCCCCCTTTTGTGAGAGACGCCGACGCCAAAGATGACGGAGCATCTTCCCCGAACGTGGAGGAAAAAAGCGTGGATGTCAAATTCCAGTTCCTGAATCATCTGGGGAAATCAAAG GTATATACCTACCCGGGTGGCGAAATTCAGTGGGCAAGATTCAGGAATGACATAAATGAATATCTAAGTGATGAAGAAATGGCATTTGGAAAAAGCATCAATAACCATCGCTCCAAAATGACTTTTGGAACCTTACGGATCAAGAGCAAAGGGCTTCGGGCTCCCCACTGGCATTTTAATGCCAACGAGCACGGCTACCTGCTGCAg GGCACCGCCTGGGTCGGAGTGATCGGTGCAGACGACAGCGTGGTCACCACGTACAACGTCACGGCCGGCCAGGTCATCTTCTTCCCCAGAAACACCGTGCACTGGATCAAGAACGTCGGGTCGGACGATTGCCTGTTCTTGCTGTTTTTCACAACGCACGAAGAACTTCAGACCTTGGATGTAGACGATGCCTTTTTCTCCACCCCAGAGGATATCGCAGCTCGAGCGCTACAG CCACAAGGTGGAGTCAACTTCATCAGAACCTTCAAGAAACAAGCAGAAGATCAAGCGATTAACCTCCCATCAAACTTAAACGAGCTGGTGCAAAATGCCACTTATGTGCAGTCTCCGGACAACCTTGTGTGGCAATATTTCTATGATCTCAAAG GGTCAGCAGAATATCCCTTCCCAGGAGGAATCTTCCAGTGGGCTCGTTACCGCATTAACGGCACCGGGCTCAACGAAACGGAAAAAATCTTCAGCGAGTCGCTGAACAAG cACGAAAACACCCTGACGTTGGCAACTCTGCGGATCTTCAGCAACGGGCTGGGGCAGCCGCATTTCCACTTCAACGCTAACGAGATGGGTTATGTCATTAGCGGCTGTGGGCAG GCCGGAGTTATTCTCTCGGGAGTCACCGCCAGCTTCAACATCGGCATCGGAGACGTCATATTTTTCCCTGTCGGAACCCAACATTACATCAAGAGCGTGTGCGATGAGGATTTATTATTGATTTTAGCCTACAGCACAGGAAACCAG CTGGAAACCCTTCGCATGAACGACTATTTCCGCAGGACCGCAGATCACATCCTCGCTCAGCTTTTTTTCAAGGAACAGGCTGAGTTTAAGAATTTCCCCTAA
- the STARD6 gene encoding stAR-related lipid transfer protein 6, translating into MDYKKIADEVSEKLLSYSQDTSGWRVIKVSKNVTVSSKPSKEYSGNIYRGEGIIKEVPSKIIPFMYLPEYRSKWDKALKSYKLLERIDQDTGIYHSVTHSYGMGLISSRDFVDLMHIKPYPGDVLTTNSVSVEYSGCPPTPSCVRGYNNPCGYICSPLPENPEHSKLVVFIQPELGGMLPCSVVESVLPTTLINLITDTRAGLKALKDQN; encoded by the exons ATGGACTATAAGAAAATCGCAGATGAAGTTTCAGAAAAACTTTTATCATATAGTCAAGATACGTCTGGATGGAGGGTGATAAAAGTCTCA AAAAATGTTACGGTTTCTTCCAAGCCTTCAAAAGAGTATTCGGGAAATAT ATACCGCGGAGAAGGGATAATTAAGGAAGTCCCAAGTAAAATCATTCCTTTTATGTATCTTCCTGAATATCGAAGCAAATGGGACAAAGCATTAAAATCTTACAAGCTGTTAGAAAGGATTGACCAG GACACTGGTATATACCACAGCGTAACCCACAGTTACGGTATGGGGCTGATTTCATCCCGAGATTTTGTTGACCTGATGCACATTAAACCATACCCGGGTGATGTCCTTACAACTAACT CTGTCAGCGTGGAATATTCCGGCTGCCCCCCAACTCCCTCCTGTGTCCGGGGCTACAACAATCCCTGCGGATACATCTGCTCACCTTTGCCTGA GAATCCAGAGCATTCCAAGCTGGTTGTATTTATTCAGCCAGAACTGGGAGGAATGCTGCCCTGTTCTGTAGTGGAATCAGTGTTACCAACCACGCTCATAAACCTCATCACCGATACGAGAGCTGGACTGAAAGCCTTGAAAGATCAGAACTAA
- the POLI gene encoding DNA polymerase iota isoform X3: MDLDCFYAQVEMIRNPELRDKPLGVQQKNCVVTSNYEARKLGVKKLMSLKDAKEKCPQLVLVNGEDLTPYREMSYKVTELLGEFCPLVERLGLDENFVDITEMVEKRLKQLQQSACSRVSVSGHVYNNQAINLHDTRHVRLILGSQIAEELREAVYTRLGLTGCAGVAANKLLSKLVSGTFKPNQQTVLLPESHPDLIRSLDHIQKVPGIGYKTAKRLETLGIRNVCDLQAFPSAALEKELGAAVTQRIQKLSCGEDESPVTPWGPPQSFSDEDSFKKCSSEVEVKEKIEELLPNLLDRIHKDGRQPHTVRLTIRQFSSTDKWFNRESRQCPIPPHLIQKFGKESNDILSPLVDILLKLFRKMIDVHLPFHLTLLSVCFSNLKDLPRSKKGSIGFYLKQMSPPSGSSKRARELEDVSQEEGNASWNQNCNRTGTTKSRKLLEEKKSQLKKAGIPDCPFHLPPGAIDLQVFRELPADIQQEIIPEKTEAMASCSSECPTSALDKEKVLEEKTSRQAGIVFPPHVDTKTFYELPADVQEELVAEWKNEGPVSKTMDKPAEKPKANKGRRNAAPCLSQSNSLLRYFKPQ; the protein is encoded by the exons ATGGACCTGGATTGCTTTTACGCACAAGTAGAAATGATCCGGAATCCTGAATTAAGAGACAAGCCTCTAG gtgtgcagcagaaaaactgtGTGGTTACCTCGAACTATGAAGCCAGAAAACTCGGAGTAAAGAAACTGATGTCTTTGAAGGATGCTAAAGAGAAGTGTCCTCAGCTGGTGCTGGTTAACGGAGAAGATCTCACGCCGTACAGGGAGATGTCGTACAAGGTTACAG AGCTGCTGGGGGAATTCTGTCCGCTGGTGGAGCGGCTTGGGCTCGATGAAAATTTTGTGGACATCACAGAGATGGTCGAGAAAAGACTAAAGCAGCTCCAGCAAAGCGCGTGTTCCAGAGTCTCTGTGTCCGGCCACGTGTACAACAACCAAG ctaTCAATTTGCACGATACAAGGCATGTAAGACTAATTCTTGGGTCTCAGATCGCAGAGGAGTTGAGGGAAGCCGTATACACGAGGTTGGGCCTCACGGGCTGTGCAGGAGTGGCCGCCAACAAATTACTGTCTAAATTAGTGTCCGGGACCTTCAAACCAAATCAGCAAACGGTTCTTCTGCCCGAAAGCCACCCAGATCTAATTCGCAGCCTCGACCACATCCAAAAAGTGCCTG GCATTGGTTACAAAACAGCCAAACGTCTGGAGACGCTGGGGATTAGAAACGTGTGTGATCTCCAAGCGTTTCCGTCGGCGGCGTTAGAGAAGGAACTGGGCGCTGCTGTCACTCAGCGCATCCAAAAACTCAGCTGCGGAGAAGACGAGTCCCCTGTGACCCCATGGGGTCCTCCACAG TCCTTTAGTGATGaagattcctttaaaaaatgttcatcAGAAGTGGAAGTTAAAGAGAAAATCGAAGAACTGCTTCCTAATCTATTAGACAG AATCCACAAAGACGGAAGACAACCGCACACAGTGAGATTGACCATTCGCCAGTTCTCCTCAACTGATAAGTGGTTTAATCGGGAAAGTCGTCAGTGTCCCATTCCACCTCATCTCATCCAGAAATTTGGAAAAG AAAGCAACGACATTCTGTCCCCGTTGGTTGATATACTACTGAAACTCTTTCGCAAGATGATAGATGTACATCTGCCGTTCCATCTTACCCTTTTGAGTGTCTGCTTCTCCAACCTCAAAGATCTTCCTCGCAGCAAGAAAGGATCGATCGGCTTCTATCTAAAGCAGATGTCACCACCATCAGGCTCCAGTAAACGTGCCCGG GAACTGGAAGATGTCTCACAAGAGGAGGGAAATGCTTCTTGGAACCAGAACTGCAACAGAACTGGAACTACCAAATCTAGGAAACTtctagaggaaaagaaaagccagcTCAAAAAAGCAGGAATTCCTGACTGCCCATTTCATTTGCCTCCCGGTGCTATTGACCTGCAAGTCTTCAGGGAACTTCCAGCAGATATTCAACAAGAAATTATTCCGGAGAAAACAGAAGCGATGGCCAGTTGTTCTTCCGAGTGTCCCACAAGTGCGCTGGATAAAGAGAAGGTCTTGGAGGAGAAAACTTCCAGGCAAGCAGGAATTGTATTTCCTCCTCATGTTGACACAAAGACTTTTTATGAACTACCTGCAGATGTGCAAGAAGAACTAGTCGCTGAATGGAAAAATGAGGGACCTGTGTCCAAAACTATGGATAAACCCGCTGAAAAGCCCAAAGCaaataaaggaagaaggaaCGCAGCCCCGTGTTTATCACAGTCTAACAGTTTGCTAAGATATTTTAAGCCacagtga
- the POLI gene encoding DNA polymerase iota isoform X2 gives MEPFPPPTEEDEEEEDWLRPQPAGGAAPCHSKSVLARSAVHRVIVHMDLDCFYAQVEMIRNPELRDKPLGVQQKNCVVTSNYEARKLGVKKLMSLKDAKEKCPQLVLVNGEDLTPYREMSYKVTELLGEFCPLVERLGLDENFVDITEMVEKRLKQLQQSACSRVSVSGHVYNNQAINLHDTRHVRLILGSQIAEELREAVYTRLGLTGCAGVAANKLLSKLVSGTFKPNQQTVLLPESHPDLIRSLDHIQKVPGIGYKTAKRLETLGIRNVCDLQAFPSAALEKELGAAVTQRIQKLSCGEDESPVTPWGPPQSFSDEDSFKKCSSEVEVKEKIEELLPNLLDRIHKDGRQPHTVRLTIRQFSSTDKWFNRESRQCPIPPHLIQKFGKESNDILSPLVDILLKLFRKMIDVHLPFHLTLLSVCFSNLKDLPRSKKGSIGFYLKQMSPPSGSSKRARELEDVSQEEGNASWNQNCNRTGTTKSRKLLEEKKSQLKKAGIPDCPFHLPPGAIDLQVFRELPADIQQEIIPEKTEAMASCSSECPTSALDKEKVLEEKTSRQAGIVFPPHVDTKTFYELPADVQEELVAEWKNEGPVSKTMDKPAEKPKANKGRRNAAPCLSQSNSLLRYFKPQ, from the exons ATGGAGCCCTTCCCGCCGCCCacggaggaggacgaggaggaggaggactgGCTGCGCCCGCAGCcggccggcggggctgccccgT GTCACAGCAAGTCGGTGTTGGCAAGAAGCGCAGTGCACAGAGTCATCGTGCACATGGACCTGGATTGCTTTTACGCACAAGTAGAAATGATCCGGAATCCTGAATTAAGAGACAAGCCTCTAG gtgtgcagcagaaaaactgtGTGGTTACCTCGAACTATGAAGCCAGAAAACTCGGAGTAAAGAAACTGATGTCTTTGAAGGATGCTAAAGAGAAGTGTCCTCAGCTGGTGCTGGTTAACGGAGAAGATCTCACGCCGTACAGGGAGATGTCGTACAAGGTTACAG AGCTGCTGGGGGAATTCTGTCCGCTGGTGGAGCGGCTTGGGCTCGATGAAAATTTTGTGGACATCACAGAGATGGTCGAGAAAAGACTAAAGCAGCTCCAGCAAAGCGCGTGTTCCAGAGTCTCTGTGTCCGGCCACGTGTACAACAACCAAG ctaTCAATTTGCACGATACAAGGCATGTAAGACTAATTCTTGGGTCTCAGATCGCAGAGGAGTTGAGGGAAGCCGTATACACGAGGTTGGGCCTCACGGGCTGTGCAGGAGTGGCCGCCAACAAATTACTGTCTAAATTAGTGTCCGGGACCTTCAAACCAAATCAGCAAACGGTTCTTCTGCCCGAAAGCCACCCAGATCTAATTCGCAGCCTCGACCACATCCAAAAAGTGCCTG GCATTGGTTACAAAACAGCCAAACGTCTGGAGACGCTGGGGATTAGAAACGTGTGTGATCTCCAAGCGTTTCCGTCGGCGGCGTTAGAGAAGGAACTGGGCGCTGCTGTCACTCAGCGCATCCAAAAACTCAGCTGCGGAGAAGACGAGTCCCCTGTGACCCCATGGGGTCCTCCACAG TCCTTTAGTGATGaagattcctttaaaaaatgttcatcAGAAGTGGAAGTTAAAGAGAAAATCGAAGAACTGCTTCCTAATCTATTAGACAG AATCCACAAAGACGGAAGACAACCGCACACAGTGAGATTGACCATTCGCCAGTTCTCCTCAACTGATAAGTGGTTTAATCGGGAAAGTCGTCAGTGTCCCATTCCACCTCATCTCATCCAGAAATTTGGAAAAG AAAGCAACGACATTCTGTCCCCGTTGGTTGATATACTACTGAAACTCTTTCGCAAGATGATAGATGTACATCTGCCGTTCCATCTTACCCTTTTGAGTGTCTGCTTCTCCAACCTCAAAGATCTTCCTCGCAGCAAGAAAGGATCGATCGGCTTCTATCTAAAGCAGATGTCACCACCATCAGGCTCCAGTAAACGTGCCCGG GAACTGGAAGATGTCTCACAAGAGGAGGGAAATGCTTCTTGGAACCAGAACTGCAACAGAACTGGAACTACCAAATCTAGGAAACTtctagaggaaaagaaaagccagcTCAAAAAAGCAGGAATTCCTGACTGCCCATTTCATTTGCCTCCCGGTGCTATTGACCTGCAAGTCTTCAGGGAACTTCCAGCAGATATTCAACAAGAAATTATTCCGGAGAAAACAGAAGCGATGGCCAGTTGTTCTTCCGAGTGTCCCACAAGTGCGCTGGATAAAGAGAAGGTCTTGGAGGAGAAAACTTCCAGGCAAGCAGGAATTGTATTTCCTCCTCATGTTGACACAAAGACTTTTTATGAACTACCTGCAGATGTGCAAGAAGAACTAGTCGCTGAATGGAAAAATGAGGGACCTGTGTCCAAAACTATGGATAAACCCGCTGAAAAGCCCAAAGCaaataaaggaagaaggaaCGCAGCCCCGTGTTTATCACAGTCTAACAGTTTGCTAAGATATTTTAAGCCacagtga
- the POLI gene encoding DNA polymerase iota isoform X1, which yields MEPFPPPTEEDEEEEDWLRPQPAGGAAPSGHSKSVLARSAVHRVIVHMDLDCFYAQVEMIRNPELRDKPLGVQQKNCVVTSNYEARKLGVKKLMSLKDAKEKCPQLVLVNGEDLTPYREMSYKVTELLGEFCPLVERLGLDENFVDITEMVEKRLKQLQQSACSRVSVSGHVYNNQAINLHDTRHVRLILGSQIAEELREAVYTRLGLTGCAGVAANKLLSKLVSGTFKPNQQTVLLPESHPDLIRSLDHIQKVPGIGYKTAKRLETLGIRNVCDLQAFPSAALEKELGAAVTQRIQKLSCGEDESPVTPWGPPQSFSDEDSFKKCSSEVEVKEKIEELLPNLLDRIHKDGRQPHTVRLTIRQFSSTDKWFNRESRQCPIPPHLIQKFGKESNDILSPLVDILLKLFRKMIDVHLPFHLTLLSVCFSNLKDLPRSKKGSIGFYLKQMSPPSGSSKRARELEDVSQEEGNASWNQNCNRTGTTKSRKLLEEKKSQLKKAGIPDCPFHLPPGAIDLQVFRELPADIQQEIIPEKTEAMASCSSECPTSALDKEKVLEEKTSRQAGIVFPPHVDTKTFYELPADVQEELVAEWKNEGPVSKTMDKPAEKPKANKGRRNAAPCLSQSNSLLRYFKPQ from the exons ATGGAGCCCTTCCCGCCGCCCacggaggaggacgaggaggaggaggactgGCTGCGCCCGCAGCcggccggcggggctgccccgT CAGGTCACAGCAAGTCGGTGTTGGCAAGAAGCGCAGTGCACAGAGTCATCGTGCACATGGACCTGGATTGCTTTTACGCACAAGTAGAAATGATCCGGAATCCTGAATTAAGAGACAAGCCTCTAG gtgtgcagcagaaaaactgtGTGGTTACCTCGAACTATGAAGCCAGAAAACTCGGAGTAAAGAAACTGATGTCTTTGAAGGATGCTAAAGAGAAGTGTCCTCAGCTGGTGCTGGTTAACGGAGAAGATCTCACGCCGTACAGGGAGATGTCGTACAAGGTTACAG AGCTGCTGGGGGAATTCTGTCCGCTGGTGGAGCGGCTTGGGCTCGATGAAAATTTTGTGGACATCACAGAGATGGTCGAGAAAAGACTAAAGCAGCTCCAGCAAAGCGCGTGTTCCAGAGTCTCTGTGTCCGGCCACGTGTACAACAACCAAG ctaTCAATTTGCACGATACAAGGCATGTAAGACTAATTCTTGGGTCTCAGATCGCAGAGGAGTTGAGGGAAGCCGTATACACGAGGTTGGGCCTCACGGGCTGTGCAGGAGTGGCCGCCAACAAATTACTGTCTAAATTAGTGTCCGGGACCTTCAAACCAAATCAGCAAACGGTTCTTCTGCCCGAAAGCCACCCAGATCTAATTCGCAGCCTCGACCACATCCAAAAAGTGCCTG GCATTGGTTACAAAACAGCCAAACGTCTGGAGACGCTGGGGATTAGAAACGTGTGTGATCTCCAAGCGTTTCCGTCGGCGGCGTTAGAGAAGGAACTGGGCGCTGCTGTCACTCAGCGCATCCAAAAACTCAGCTGCGGAGAAGACGAGTCCCCTGTGACCCCATGGGGTCCTCCACAG TCCTTTAGTGATGaagattcctttaaaaaatgttcatcAGAAGTGGAAGTTAAAGAGAAAATCGAAGAACTGCTTCCTAATCTATTAGACAG AATCCACAAAGACGGAAGACAACCGCACACAGTGAGATTGACCATTCGCCAGTTCTCCTCAACTGATAAGTGGTTTAATCGGGAAAGTCGTCAGTGTCCCATTCCACCTCATCTCATCCAGAAATTTGGAAAAG AAAGCAACGACATTCTGTCCCCGTTGGTTGATATACTACTGAAACTCTTTCGCAAGATGATAGATGTACATCTGCCGTTCCATCTTACCCTTTTGAGTGTCTGCTTCTCCAACCTCAAAGATCTTCCTCGCAGCAAGAAAGGATCGATCGGCTTCTATCTAAAGCAGATGTCACCACCATCAGGCTCCAGTAAACGTGCCCGG GAACTGGAAGATGTCTCACAAGAGGAGGGAAATGCTTCTTGGAACCAGAACTGCAACAGAACTGGAACTACCAAATCTAGGAAACTtctagaggaaaagaaaagccagcTCAAAAAAGCAGGAATTCCTGACTGCCCATTTCATTTGCCTCCCGGTGCTATTGACCTGCAAGTCTTCAGGGAACTTCCAGCAGATATTCAACAAGAAATTATTCCGGAGAAAACAGAAGCGATGGCCAGTTGTTCTTCCGAGTGTCCCACAAGTGCGCTGGATAAAGAGAAGGTCTTGGAGGAGAAAACTTCCAGGCAAGCAGGAATTGTATTTCCTCCTCATGTTGACACAAAGACTTTTTATGAACTACCTGCAGATGTGCAAGAAGAACTAGTCGCTGAATGGAAAAATGAGGGACCTGTGTCCAAAACTATGGATAAACCCGCTGAAAAGCCCAAAGCaaataaaggaagaaggaaCGCAGCCCCGTGTTTATCACAGTCTAACAGTTTGCTAAGATATTTTAAGCCacagtga